A part of Salvelinus alpinus chromosome 23, SLU_Salpinus.1, whole genome shotgun sequence genomic DNA contains:
- the nfatc4 gene encoding nuclear factor of activated T-cells, cytoplasmic 4, with translation MGAAPGSGWEEGEFEFKLVFEEDPTRQLRGPSPLCNADQEHTIVGETAESALSLLESSNTDSHLDSTHVGQPIGIPTPPYSSASQRAGMHSPPPRRTLVREFSGTYESLPARSVQVSESRVLECPSIQITTISPEDDTAPAGSNFWDTGGGWDRERLYLPLMDPFCYREGSTGAGSLSPSPASSPSSRGWLSPASSCDSLLVEEEELNEVTSHFCLSPSSRPTSPGGKKRRNSPLASPSTSRRSSYSEDHSCTLEGEDSTSQSQAHNSSFELSIPQKTRKTSLEQVSPRDVEQEQGPAHSSHCPLPEPLQQRREIASMGMDYLSVPPALGWGRTRASAHSPLFRSNALPPLDWPLPTQFDQYELRIEVQPRPHHRAHYETEGSRGAVKASPGGHPVVTLTGYTERQPLSLQVFVGTADDRSIRPHPFYQIHRVTGKMVGTASQESVQAGTKILDIPLNPETNMTALIDCAGILKLRNSDIELRKGETDVGRKNTRVRLVFRTHLPFGPPVAPPGRMLALQVTSVPIECSQRSAQELPVVESVSVTSCSVEGGEELLLGGSNFLPMSRVLFMERGTDGKLQWEEEAHVDRDNSSECLLCVQIPAYGDLSVNRPVSVCLYVSNGKRKRSSTHCFKYLPVMFKEDDPLLSRPSVLPLEGVTLCSMGGPSRVDRGLHLRNDPTPKERGLALHLPPYPSAYSPPYQGHGYQKEYCHKPEAVGDSRGSLSERRPSFENLELGFTELLPPLYPRVSQPPSPSPWLDSPYLSSSPSPSHSSSLSPFPAGSPISSSSLPPMTTSPYYPYPQEVCPSPPSNPSPYQDFRTPYSHNEVWDHQGRGPREREAQAGSKMQTTPLEFASSSSIHHITLEEVNEFIGEDIRSFQSGSQMDSQPG, from the exons ATGGGGGCTGCGCCGGGTTCTGGTTGGGAGGAGGGGGAGTTCGAGTTCAAGTTGGTTTTTGAGGAGGACCCGACGCGCCAACTCCGGGGCCCATCCCCGCTGTGCAACGCGGACCAGGAGCACACAATCGTGGGGGAGACTGCAGAGAGCGCCCTGTCGCTCCTAGAGTCGAGCAATACTG ACAGCCACCTGGATTCCACTCACGTAGGCCAGCCAATCGGCATCCCTACTCCACCGTATTCTTCAGCCAGTCAAAGGGCTGGGATGCATTCCCCGCCCCCCAGACGTACCTTGGTGAGGGAGTTCAGTGGGACCTATGAGAGCCTTCCAGCGAGATCTGTACAG gtGTCAGAGTCCCGTGTGTTGGAGTGCCCCAGCATCCAGATCACCACTATCTCCCCAGAGGATGACACTGCCCCAGCAGGAAGTAACTTCTGGGACACAGGGGGTGGATGGGACAGGGAGCGCCTCTACCTTCCCCTAATGGACCCATTCTGCTACCGCGAAGGCAGCACCGGCGCTGGGTCCCTGAGCccaagccctgcctccagccccTCCTCTCGCGGCTGGCTCAGTCCTGCGTCCAGCTGTGATTCACtcctggtggaggaggaggagctcaATGAGGTCACCTCCCATTTCTGCCTGTCACCCTCCTCCCGGCCCACCTCACCGGGGGGTAAGAAGCGCAGGAACTCCCCTCTGGCCTCCCCCAGCACGTCCCGCAGGAGCAGCTACTCTGAGGACCACTCCTGTACCCTGGAGGGAGAAGACTCCACCTCTCAGTCACAGGCTCACAACAGCAGCTTTGAGCTGAGCATTCCACAGAAAACTAGGAAGACGTCACTGGAGCAG GTCTCCCCCAGGGATGTGGAGCAGGAGCAGGGTCCAGCCCATAGCTCCCACTGCCCACTGCCAGAGCCACTGCAGCAAAGGAGAGAGATTGCATCCATGGGCATGGACTACCTGTCTGTGCCCCCTGCTCTGGGCTGGGGGAGGACCAGAGCCAGCGCCCACAGCCCTCTGTTCAG ATCCAATGCTCTGCCGCCACTTGATTGGCCACTGCCAACTCAGTTTGACCAATATGAGTTGCGTATCGAGGTGCAGCCCCGCCCACACCACCGAGCCCACTACGAGACAGAAGGAAGCAGAGGAGCCGTCAAGGCATCACCAGGGGGACATCCGGTTGTTACG CTGACTgggtacacagagagacagccccTCTCTTTGCAGGTGTTTGTGGGAACAGCTGATGACAGGTCCATCCGGCCTCATCCTTTCTATCAGATACACAG GGTAACAGGTAAGATGGTGGGTACTGCCAGTCAGGAGAGTGTACAGGCTGGCACCAAAATACTGGACATCCCCCTCAACCCAGAGACCAACATGACTGCCCT CATTGACTGCGCTGGCATTCTAAAGCTGAGGAACTCGGACATCGAGCTGAGGAAAGGAGAGACAGATGTAGGGAGGAAAAACACGCGTGTGCGCCTAGTGTTCCGTACCCACCTCCCCTTTGGCCCTCCCGTGGCCCCGCCTGGACGGATGCTGGCCCTGCAGGTTACCTCCGTGCCTATTGAGTGCT CCCAGCGCTCTGCTCAGGAGCTGCCAGTGGTGGAGTCAGTCAGTGTCACATCGTGCTCtgtggaaggaggggaggagctACTGTTGGGTGGATCTAACTTTCTGCCCATGTCCAGAGTGCTTTTTATGGAAAGAGGGACAG ATGGAAAGCTACAGTGGGAAGAGGAGGCACATGTTGACCGTGACAACAGTAGTGAG TGCTTGCTGTGTGTGCAAATTCCAGCCTATGGTGACCTGTCTGTGAACCGCCCAGTATCTGTGTGCCTTTATGTCTCCAACGGGAAGAGGAAAAGAAGCAGCACTCACTGTTTCAAGTACCTGCCGG TCATGTTTAAAGAGGACGACCCTCTGCTGTCGCGTCCCTCTGTCTTGCCCCTGGAGGGGGTGACACTCTGCTCCATGGGGGGGCCCAGCAGGGTGGACAGGGGTCTGCACCTGAGGAATGATCCCACGCCCAAGGAGAGAGGGCTGGCTTTGCACCTGCCCCCATACCCTTCAGCCTACTCTCCCCCCTACCAAGGTCATGGCTACCAGAAGGAGTACTGCCACAAGCCTGaagctgtgggtgacagcagagGTTCTCTGTCAGAAAGACGCCCCAGCTTTGAGAACTTGGAGCTGGGCTTCACCGAGCTACTGCCTCCCCTGTACCCCAGAGTCTcccagcctccctctccctccccatggCTGGACTCCCCATAcctgtcctcctccccctctccctcccactcctcctctctgagtcccttccctgcaggcagccccatctcctcctcctctcttccccccatGACTACCtcaccctactacccctacccTCAGGAGGTCTGCCCCTCGCCTCCTTCCAACCCCAGCCCGTATCAGGACTTCAGGACACCGTACTCCCACAACGAGGTATGGGACCACCAGGGCAGGGGACCTCGGGAAAGGGAAGCTCAGGCTGGGTCTAAAATGCAGACGACCCCCCTGGAATTTGCCAGCTCATCATCTATTCACCACATTACATTAGAGGAAG TGAATGAGTTCATAGGAGAAGACATCAGATCGTTCCAGTCGGGCTCACAGATGGACAGCCAACCAGGATGA